A section of the Meles meles chromosome 8, mMelMel3.1 paternal haplotype, whole genome shotgun sequence genome encodes:
- the EPS8L2 gene encoding epidermal growth factor receptor kinase substrate 8-like protein 2 isoform X2, translating to MSAKDLFEQRKKYSNSNIIMHETSQYHVQHLATFIMDKSEAIVSVDDAIRKLVQLSSKEKVWAQEMLLQVNDQCLRLLDVETQEELENFPLPTVRHSQTVPNQPRCASVLLLVCQDSEQSKPDVHFFHCDEVEAELVHEDIESALADCRLGKKLRPQTLKGHQEKIRQRQSVLPAPKGPAPIPFQRYGGDSPATRNRVGPPMPLPEPGFRRRESQDEEPRAVLAQKIEKETQILNCALDDIEWFVARLQKAAEAFKQLNQRKKGKKKGKKGPAEGVLTLRARPPSEAQFIDCFQKIKLAINLLAKLQKHIQSPSAAELVHFLFGPLDLIIGTCGGPDIARSVSSPVLSREAVGFLEGHLVPKEMTLWESLGETWTRPRSEWPREPQVPIYVPKFHSGWEPPLDVFQEAPWEVEGLASASDDEPTPVNRSSFRNSPKHSLVSEPTAPAPGDPLPPVSSPHAHRGYEPGPAMAKYVRILYDFTARNANELSVLKDEVLEVLEDGHQWWRVRNRSGQAGYVPRNILDETRLEEAPPQQASLRYWGPASPTHKLPPSFAGNKDELIHHMDEVNDELVKKISHIKAQPQRHFRVERSQPAGVPLTYESGPAEVRAWLEAKAFSARIVENLGILTGPQLFSLNKDELKKVCGEEGIRVYSQLTVLKAVLEKQPGGSELEELISKFHSKTQRRLEDDS from the exons ATGAGTGCCAAGGACCTGTTTG aacaGAGGAAGAAGTACTCCAACTCCAACATCATCATGCATGAGACCTCCCAGTACCACGTCCAG CACCTGGCCACGTTCATCATGGACAAGAGTGAGGCGATCGTGTCTGTGGACGACGCCATCCGGAAGCTGGTGCAGCTGAGCTCCAAGGAGAAGGTGTGGGCGCAGGAGATGCTGCTGCAGGTCAACGACCAGTGTCTGCGGCTGCTGGACGTGGAGACCCAG GAGGAGCTGGAGAACTTCCCGCTGCCCACCGTGCGGCACAGCCAGACGGTGCCCAACCAGCCGCGGTGCGCGTCGGTGCTGCTGCTCGTGTGCCAGGACTCGGAGCAGAGCAAACCCGACGTCCACTTCTTCCACTGCGACGAGGTGGAG GCGGAGCTGGTGCACGAGGACATCGAGAGCGCGCTGGCCGACTGCCGTCTAGGGAAGAAGCTGCGGCCGCAGACCCTGAA GGGCCACCAGGAGAAGATCCGGCAGCGGCAGTCCGTCCTGCCCGCCCCCAAGGGCCCCGCCCCCATCCCCTTCCAGCGCTACGGCGGCGACTCCCCGGCCACGAGGAACCGAGTGGGCCCGCCGATGCCCCTCCCTGAGCCAG gCTTCCGCCGTCGGGAGTCGCAGGATGAGGAGCCCCGCGCGGTGCTGGCTCAGAAGATAGAGAAGGAAACG CAAATCCTCAACTGCGCCCTGGACGACATTGAGTGGTTCGTGGCTCGGCTGCAGAAGGCCGCGGAGGCTTTCAAACAGCTGAACCAgcggaagaaggggaagaagaaagggaagaaggggcCAGCAG AGGGCGTCCTGACGCTGCGCGCACGGCCCCCCTCTGAGGCCCAGTTCATCGACTGTTTTCAGAAAATCAAGCTGGCCATCAACCTGCTG GCCAAGCTGCAGAAGCACATCCAGAGCCCCAGCGCCGCGGAGCTCGTGCACTTCCTCTTCGGACCCCTGGACCTG ATCATCGGCACCTGTGGGGGCCCAGACATCGCACGCTCCGTCTCCAGCCCCGTGCTTTCCCGCGAGGCCGTGGGCTTCCTGGAAGGCCACCTAGTCCCCAAGGAGATGACGCTATGGGAGTCGCTGGGGGAGACATGGACGCGTCCCCG ATCAGAGTGGCCACGGGAGCCGCAGGTGCCCATCTACGTGCCCAAGTTCCACAGCGGCTGGGAGCCACCCCTGGATGTATTCCAGGAGGCTCCCTGGGAAGTGGAGGGGCTGGCGTCGGCCTCCGACGATGAG CCGACTCCGGTGAACCGATCATCCTTCCGAAACTCCCCCAAACACAGCCTTGTATCTGAGCCCACAGCTCCAGCTCCGGGAGACCCTCTCCCCCCAGTCAGCTCCCCACATGCTCACAG GGGTTACGAACCGGGGCCGGCCATGGCCAAGTACGTCAGGATCCTCTATGACTTCACAGCCCGCAACGCCAACGAGCTGTCGGTGCTCAAGGATGAGGTCCTGGAG GTGCTGGAAGACGGACACCAGTGGTGGAGGGTGCGGAATCGCAGCGGCCAGGCGGGCTACGTGCCCCGCAACATCCTGGACGAGACTCGGCTAGAGGAGGCGCCCCCGCAGCAG GCCAGTCTGAGATATTGGGGTCCTGCCAGCCCCACGCACAAGCTGCCCCCAAGCTTCGCAGGGAACAAAGACG AGCTGATCCACCACATGGACGAGGTCAACGACGAGCTCGTCAAGAAGATCAGCCACATCAAGGCGCAGCCGCAGCGGCACTTCCGCGTGGAGCGCAGCCAGCCGGCCGGGGTGCCGCTCACCTACGAGTCGGGGCCGGCCGAGGTCCGCGCCTGGCTGGAGGCCAAGGCCTTCAGCGCCCG GATCGTGGAGAACCTGGGCATCCTGACGGGGCCGCAGCTCTTCTCACTCAACAAGGACGAGCTGAAGAAGGTGTGCGGGGAGGAGGGCATCCGCGTGTACAGTCAGCTCACCGTGCTGAAGGCCGTCCTGGAG aagCAGCCGGGCGGGTCGGAGCTGGAGGAGCTCATCAGCAAGTTTCATTCCAAGACCCAGCGGAGGCTGGAGGACGACAGCTAG
- the EPS8L2 gene encoding epidermal growth factor receptor kinase substrate 8-like protein 2 isoform X3, with the protein MHETSQYHVQHLATFIMDKSEAIVSVDDAIRKLVQLSSKEKVWAQEMLLQVNDQCLRLLDVETQEELENFPLPTVRHSQTVPNQPRCASVLLLVCQDSEQSKPDVHFFHCDEVEAELVHEDIESALADCRLGKKLRPQTLKGHQEKIRQRQSVLPAPKGPAPIPFQRYGGDSPATRNRVGPPMPLPEPGFRRRESQDEEPRAVLAQKIEKETQILNCALDDIEWFVARLQKAAEAFKQLNQRKKGKKKGKKGPAEGVLTLRARPPSEAQFIDCFQKIKLAINLLAKLQKHIQSPSAAELVHFLFGPLDLIIGTCGGPDIARSVSSPVLSREAVGFLEGHLVPKEMTLWESLGETWTRPRSEWPREPQVPIYVPKFHSGWEPPLDVFQEAPWEVEGLASASDDEPTPVNRSSFRNSPKHSLVSEPTAPAPGDPLPPVSSPHAHRGYEPGPAMAKYVRILYDFTARNANELSVLKDEVLEVLEDGHQWWRVRNRSGQAGYVPRNILDETRLEEAPPQQASLRYWGPASPTHKLPPSFAGNKDELIHHMDEVNDELVKKISHIKAQPQRHFRVERSQPAGVPLTYESGPAEVRAWLEAKAFSARIVENLGILTGPQLFSLNKDELKKVCGEEGIRVYSQLTVLKAVLEKQPGGSELEELISKFHSKTQRRLEDDS; encoded by the exons ATGCATGAGACCTCCCAGTACCACGTCCAG CACCTGGCCACGTTCATCATGGACAAGAGTGAGGCGATCGTGTCTGTGGACGACGCCATCCGGAAGCTGGTGCAGCTGAGCTCCAAGGAGAAGGTGTGGGCGCAGGAGATGCTGCTGCAGGTCAACGACCAGTGTCTGCGGCTGCTGGACGTGGAGACCCAG GAGGAGCTGGAGAACTTCCCGCTGCCCACCGTGCGGCACAGCCAGACGGTGCCCAACCAGCCGCGGTGCGCGTCGGTGCTGCTGCTCGTGTGCCAGGACTCGGAGCAGAGCAAACCCGACGTCCACTTCTTCCACTGCGACGAGGTGGAG GCGGAGCTGGTGCACGAGGACATCGAGAGCGCGCTGGCCGACTGCCGTCTAGGGAAGAAGCTGCGGCCGCAGACCCTGAA GGGCCACCAGGAGAAGATCCGGCAGCGGCAGTCCGTCCTGCCCGCCCCCAAGGGCCCCGCCCCCATCCCCTTCCAGCGCTACGGCGGCGACTCCCCGGCCACGAGGAACCGAGTGGGCCCGCCGATGCCCCTCCCTGAGCCAG gCTTCCGCCGTCGGGAGTCGCAGGATGAGGAGCCCCGCGCGGTGCTGGCTCAGAAGATAGAGAAGGAAACG CAAATCCTCAACTGCGCCCTGGACGACATTGAGTGGTTCGTGGCTCGGCTGCAGAAGGCCGCGGAGGCTTTCAAACAGCTGAACCAgcggaagaaggggaagaagaaagggaagaaggggcCAGCAG AGGGCGTCCTGACGCTGCGCGCACGGCCCCCCTCTGAGGCCCAGTTCATCGACTGTTTTCAGAAAATCAAGCTGGCCATCAACCTGCTG GCCAAGCTGCAGAAGCACATCCAGAGCCCCAGCGCCGCGGAGCTCGTGCACTTCCTCTTCGGACCCCTGGACCTG ATCATCGGCACCTGTGGGGGCCCAGACATCGCACGCTCCGTCTCCAGCCCCGTGCTTTCCCGCGAGGCCGTGGGCTTCCTGGAAGGCCACCTAGTCCCCAAGGAGATGACGCTATGGGAGTCGCTGGGGGAGACATGGACGCGTCCCCG ATCAGAGTGGCCACGGGAGCCGCAGGTGCCCATCTACGTGCCCAAGTTCCACAGCGGCTGGGAGCCACCCCTGGATGTATTCCAGGAGGCTCCCTGGGAAGTGGAGGGGCTGGCGTCGGCCTCCGACGATGAG CCGACTCCGGTGAACCGATCATCCTTCCGAAACTCCCCCAAACACAGCCTTGTATCTGAGCCCACAGCTCCAGCTCCGGGAGACCCTCTCCCCCCAGTCAGCTCCCCACATGCTCACAG GGGTTACGAACCGGGGCCGGCCATGGCCAAGTACGTCAGGATCCTCTATGACTTCACAGCCCGCAACGCCAACGAGCTGTCGGTGCTCAAGGATGAGGTCCTGGAG GTGCTGGAAGACGGACACCAGTGGTGGAGGGTGCGGAATCGCAGCGGCCAGGCGGGCTACGTGCCCCGCAACATCCTGGACGAGACTCGGCTAGAGGAGGCGCCCCCGCAGCAG GCCAGTCTGAGATATTGGGGTCCTGCCAGCCCCACGCACAAGCTGCCCCCAAGCTTCGCAGGGAACAAAGACG AGCTGATCCACCACATGGACGAGGTCAACGACGAGCTCGTCAAGAAGATCAGCCACATCAAGGCGCAGCCGCAGCGGCACTTCCGCGTGGAGCGCAGCCAGCCGGCCGGGGTGCCGCTCACCTACGAGTCGGGGCCGGCCGAGGTCCGCGCCTGGCTGGAGGCCAAGGCCTTCAGCGCCCG GATCGTGGAGAACCTGGGCATCCTGACGGGGCCGCAGCTCTTCTCACTCAACAAGGACGAGCTGAAGAAGGTGTGCGGGGAGGAGGGCATCCGCGTGTACAGTCAGCTCACCGTGCTGAAGGCCGTCCTGGAG aagCAGCCGGGCGGGTCGGAGCTGGAGGAGCTCATCAGCAAGTTTCATTCCAAGACCCAGCGGAGGCTGGAGGACGACAGCTAG
- the EPS8L2 gene encoding epidermal growth factor receptor kinase substrate 8-like protein 2 isoform X1 codes for MSQLGAVSCCPGAANGSLGRSDGVAKMSAKDLFEQRKKYSNSNIIMHETSQYHVQHLATFIMDKSEAIVSVDDAIRKLVQLSSKEKVWAQEMLLQVNDQCLRLLDVETQEELENFPLPTVRHSQTVPNQPRCASVLLLVCQDSEQSKPDVHFFHCDEVEAELVHEDIESALADCRLGKKLRPQTLKGHQEKIRQRQSVLPAPKGPAPIPFQRYGGDSPATRNRVGPPMPLPEPGFRRRESQDEEPRAVLAQKIEKETQILNCALDDIEWFVARLQKAAEAFKQLNQRKKGKKKGKKGPAEGVLTLRARPPSEAQFIDCFQKIKLAINLLAKLQKHIQSPSAAELVHFLFGPLDLIIGTCGGPDIARSVSSPVLSREAVGFLEGHLVPKEMTLWESLGETWTRPRSEWPREPQVPIYVPKFHSGWEPPLDVFQEAPWEVEGLASASDDEPTPVNRSSFRNSPKHSLVSEPTAPAPGDPLPPVSSPHAHRGYEPGPAMAKYVRILYDFTARNANELSVLKDEVLEVLEDGHQWWRVRNRSGQAGYVPRNILDETRLEEAPPQQASLRYWGPASPTHKLPPSFAGNKDELIHHMDEVNDELVKKISHIKAQPQRHFRVERSQPAGVPLTYESGPAEVRAWLEAKAFSARIVENLGILTGPQLFSLNKDELKKVCGEEGIRVYSQLTVLKAVLEKQPGGSELEELISKFHSKTQRRLEDDS; via the exons ATGAGCCAGCTGGGGGCCGTGAGCTGCTGCCCAGGTGCTGCCAA cGGAAGCCTGGGCCGGTCTGACGGTGTGGCCAAGATGAGTGCCAAGGACCTGTTTG aacaGAGGAAGAAGTACTCCAACTCCAACATCATCATGCATGAGACCTCCCAGTACCACGTCCAG CACCTGGCCACGTTCATCATGGACAAGAGTGAGGCGATCGTGTCTGTGGACGACGCCATCCGGAAGCTGGTGCAGCTGAGCTCCAAGGAGAAGGTGTGGGCGCAGGAGATGCTGCTGCAGGTCAACGACCAGTGTCTGCGGCTGCTGGACGTGGAGACCCAG GAGGAGCTGGAGAACTTCCCGCTGCCCACCGTGCGGCACAGCCAGACGGTGCCCAACCAGCCGCGGTGCGCGTCGGTGCTGCTGCTCGTGTGCCAGGACTCGGAGCAGAGCAAACCCGACGTCCACTTCTTCCACTGCGACGAGGTGGAG GCGGAGCTGGTGCACGAGGACATCGAGAGCGCGCTGGCCGACTGCCGTCTAGGGAAGAAGCTGCGGCCGCAGACCCTGAA GGGCCACCAGGAGAAGATCCGGCAGCGGCAGTCCGTCCTGCCCGCCCCCAAGGGCCCCGCCCCCATCCCCTTCCAGCGCTACGGCGGCGACTCCCCGGCCACGAGGAACCGAGTGGGCCCGCCGATGCCCCTCCCTGAGCCAG gCTTCCGCCGTCGGGAGTCGCAGGATGAGGAGCCCCGCGCGGTGCTGGCTCAGAAGATAGAGAAGGAAACG CAAATCCTCAACTGCGCCCTGGACGACATTGAGTGGTTCGTGGCTCGGCTGCAGAAGGCCGCGGAGGCTTTCAAACAGCTGAACCAgcggaagaaggggaagaagaaagggaagaaggggcCAGCAG AGGGCGTCCTGACGCTGCGCGCACGGCCCCCCTCTGAGGCCCAGTTCATCGACTGTTTTCAGAAAATCAAGCTGGCCATCAACCTGCTG GCCAAGCTGCAGAAGCACATCCAGAGCCCCAGCGCCGCGGAGCTCGTGCACTTCCTCTTCGGACCCCTGGACCTG ATCATCGGCACCTGTGGGGGCCCAGACATCGCACGCTCCGTCTCCAGCCCCGTGCTTTCCCGCGAGGCCGTGGGCTTCCTGGAAGGCCACCTAGTCCCCAAGGAGATGACGCTATGGGAGTCGCTGGGGGAGACATGGACGCGTCCCCG ATCAGAGTGGCCACGGGAGCCGCAGGTGCCCATCTACGTGCCCAAGTTCCACAGCGGCTGGGAGCCACCCCTGGATGTATTCCAGGAGGCTCCCTGGGAAGTGGAGGGGCTGGCGTCGGCCTCCGACGATGAG CCGACTCCGGTGAACCGATCATCCTTCCGAAACTCCCCCAAACACAGCCTTGTATCTGAGCCCACAGCTCCAGCTCCGGGAGACCCTCTCCCCCCAGTCAGCTCCCCACATGCTCACAG GGGTTACGAACCGGGGCCGGCCATGGCCAAGTACGTCAGGATCCTCTATGACTTCACAGCCCGCAACGCCAACGAGCTGTCGGTGCTCAAGGATGAGGTCCTGGAG GTGCTGGAAGACGGACACCAGTGGTGGAGGGTGCGGAATCGCAGCGGCCAGGCGGGCTACGTGCCCCGCAACATCCTGGACGAGACTCGGCTAGAGGAGGCGCCCCCGCAGCAG GCCAGTCTGAGATATTGGGGTCCTGCCAGCCCCACGCACAAGCTGCCCCCAAGCTTCGCAGGGAACAAAGACG AGCTGATCCACCACATGGACGAGGTCAACGACGAGCTCGTCAAGAAGATCAGCCACATCAAGGCGCAGCCGCAGCGGCACTTCCGCGTGGAGCGCAGCCAGCCGGCCGGGGTGCCGCTCACCTACGAGTCGGGGCCGGCCGAGGTCCGCGCCTGGCTGGAGGCCAAGGCCTTCAGCGCCCG GATCGTGGAGAACCTGGGCATCCTGACGGGGCCGCAGCTCTTCTCACTCAACAAGGACGAGCTGAAGAAGGTGTGCGGGGAGGAGGGCATCCGCGTGTACAGTCAGCTCACCGTGCTGAAGGCCGTCCTGGAG aagCAGCCGGGCGGGTCGGAGCTGGAGGAGCTCATCAGCAAGTTTCATTCCAAGACCCAGCGGAGGCTGGAGGACGACAGCTAG